A stretch of DNA from Oryza brachyantha chromosome 4, ObraRS2, whole genome shotgun sequence:
GTTTTCCGGCTAATTCATGGGATTAAGGCATATACTCAGTATGGGCAAAAAaggtcttattaaaaaacacgTTAAACTCTTATCTTGTCggattaaaaaatactttatttcatTCTCTTCTGTTATCTCGTCCGattactttttttctcttactagcaaaatacccGTGCTTCGCAACGGGTtatggaaaaagagaaagataaattttacCGTTTCCGTGCACTCAACcatgcattgtttttttaataaatgcaattgaaaccttttatatatgcTACAACAACTCATCAAACTTACCCCTTTGCAACAGTAAAATAACCACGAATTTCTGCTCCAACAGCATTATCAATGGAGGTGTAGAGATAGAATCGGACGATATGGTCTCATAatcaatatatcaaaataattttttattacccctttactttttattcacctcatgcaacaaaatttctaaTAAAGAATGTTGTACATGCCGTGAGGcaattcatttcaaaatatgagATTATTCCCTACCATGACCAATATATAGTAGCTTAGCTTTTCTTGAGACTGATCGATATATATCTGCATATCATTGAGCTTCTACCATGTTTATCTCTCAAACACCGGCATACTGATATGCCAActcctaaaatcaattttatctcaatcaaaaataaataatttaggtCTTCTATTCAAGactaacaatatataaatctaatagAATGAAAATAACCATGACTAtataaataacaattttataaacttgGAATGTTGCTAAAACAGATATATGAGCTatcaataatttatgagtttaTGATGCCCTCTCAAAAAAGCCccatgattaaaaataatcctTACACTACAATAAAACGTAGTGAGATTCGGTCTTTAAGCCAGATATGGTGGCATATATGTCATCTTTGATTATGATTAGCATGCATCTTGCTTTCAAAAGGTCATTGTAGTAGAGCGGTGGGTATTCCCGGTGTCACGCCCGTTACCCGGGTTCGACGATTCCGGCTACTCGCTTTTTTGTCCATCTTTTGCGATGCGGGCGGCGCAAGCGCGAAGCAGGCCATCGGCCTGGCACAGAAGCGACGCGAGTTAGCCGACGGCCTAACGGCAAGCGCGGGCGCGAGTGGGCCGTGACAGATGCAGAacgctttttataatagtatagatagaAAGTTTTTGTtccaatttttctatttttcttattttctctcgACTAACGTAGGATTTTCTAGACCCTGAGAGCGAACGTGGAGgcttctttttctattactttatatatataatagatatgaAAATATCCACAATATTCATGAACTTACTACAAAGTTTAGGTCAAATTCCTTCCAAATAACTTTTCGTGAGGATTAAGTATATACCAAAATTCCTTCTCCATTAGGAATAGACCATGTTCCATCTGGTAGGTTGCTTTCCAAACTTGCATCGCAGTATGCCATTCACctgtttctttgtttctctACAAATCAAAGTGAAAAAGAATAGTACAGTTAACAAAaattaagagataaaaaaactgTCGATGTTGCTCTCACCAGTTCATGTGCAATTTGAGCAATTTATTTAGTTCCCACTTTAGAACCCATCTCCTACTTTGCCCTGTTGGCTGCATTCTGGTTGCTTCTTTTCtgagtaaataaaatttcgtGCATTGACATTATCATGAAAGGAACATACcaaattatatgaaatataattataattaccTGAAAATCCTCACTAGTCCACACATGTTGTATGAGCCAAGCACAATCTTCAGGTGACACATAGGTTGGTCTTGGTTTCTTGTCACGGTATAAGCAATGAAGACGACAACATAGGTTGGTCTTTAGCACAATCTTCATCTTCGTTGCGTAGTTCAGGAAATGCGTCCTAGCAttgaacaaataaatattgttttcagaactaaaaatcatatttaaactaaatatgtaaaatatgttGATATAAGCAAATGAAAGAACCTTCAATTTCTTCAAAACAACAGCCTTTGTACCTGGGTGCTGCTTTTCAATGgtcttccattttttttcttgcagagGCACATTTTTTCCAACAATGACAGTAACCTcacttttaaataatttagcaTGCTTTCCACACACTTTTCCAAATGGTTGAGGAAAAGAAATATCTAGTTGTTCTCCTCTTTGCCTTTTATTAAAACGTTTTGCATTGATTGTGACTTTTCGACCATTCCTCCTTGAAGCAGATCCAATAAATCCAGTAGATGATGACAGTGATCGATGAAGAAGAGTCTGAGATTGATAGTGATGGAGGTGAGTATAGTACTTCAGATGATGATGGGAATGAATCGCCAAATGGGGATGACATAGATGAAAGCTAGCATGTCTCCTGATTTTTTACAATTTGATTGGccgaacatatatattttgttcttgAGAGGataataaacatatttattttatttcctacATGTTGGTGTCTTGTTTAAATATAATAGATCTAAAAACCATTAagtatggaaaatatgtagagaataaattttgtgttgcacttttcttcatttgtagaaaaaaattgatatggGGACAACATATTATGTCACTACTATTAATTTTTAggacagaaaaaatattactgCTCTAGAATGGATGATATCTTACTAGTTCATCATAATTGTGGTTTCTGCTGATGAAATATTTTGCCACCATTAAAATGAATTACCGAGGCACATAAGTCCATTACAAATTTGCAATGTCAGTGATAACTTTTTATCTGGtgattaaatatagaaaattgtaTGTACGTCGTAGTTACTCGTTAATAGAAATGCATGACAACTATGGGCAAATGTGATGATGCAGCGAATGGTCACTGGTTATAAACTAAATGGTGGCACTCTGGTAGCACGTCACAATACATGTGCCACTAACAAGACCGTGATATGACGTTCTTCCACTAATAGGATACTGGTTGTGacgaaatattattttgacaTAAAAGAATCGTGACCAATATTATATCCTGTGTCAAGTTAATATTTTCTCACTAATGCTCGGTATTAAAGTGGCAAAACCATTTTTGATCACTACAAACGTGATAAAAGAGTGACGAAAGAAAGCTTCGTCAGAATATTTTGACACGGGAACTCAGAACTCCTTCAGTGATAGTTGCATAGATCAAGATAGACCACACAGGCTGGGCCACGAACCAGAGACAGCAGGAGCATAGGCAAGGCGCACGGGGCAAGAGCAACCATGCCGAGAAATCAACCAGCCTTGTAGTGGAGGCTGCTTGACAGGTGCAGCCCCTCATCCAGAAAAGTAAAGCACAGGGTCAGTGTCAGAGGGACAGAGGACATGGGACCGACCACATGGCACAGAGAGGACATATACACCACATCCGCAGGACCAAGCAAACAAACCACCAACCAACTAATGGCAGCTCACACAAAGTCTTCCACAGGAAACAACCAAAAAATGCTAGTAGGCACCAACGACGACCGCAAGACGCAACGAAGAACCCAACGACGAAGCATATGGAACACCCATCGGCATGCGGCCACACCATCGCAAACTGCTGCAGATGCCTCAAATCCGAGCACTTATGACATCGCCGACTAAGTgtttctttaatttgtttttattatcgCATCACTTTATATGAATTCTTTTCGAACTAATAGGACGATCGAGATCTTTTCACTTTATCTGATTAACGTGagaatttctatgttttttattcatgtggGAATTTCTAgctattttttggtttctagGATTAATGTGGGGGCTTATTGGAGATCCTctaattagcatatatatatatgaagataCTACGCATATATGTGGGATAATTTCATCACCATAGTCCTTTCCATTTGTAACAGTACAGTGGAGTTGGTGCAACGGAAGATTGGTGGAATGATGGCGCCCATGAGCACCATTGCAATCTTTCAAAAACAGGTACGCGTACGCATGGTTATTGCTGCTGCACGAGAAGCTCGGCTTGTGTAACAAACATGCCATGGAAGCCGTAGGGGACACGACCGGGCAGCTGCACCTCCGCGACAACGTCTAGCTTCGGAGACCTCGCGTCCAGCACAACGAACCGGCTCTCTCCGGTGCCCTCGTCATGCACGTAGCACACCAGGTACCCGTcatcctcgtcgccgtcgttgctCGGGACGAAGAATGCTTCTCCGGCAAAGCATCTAGGGCCGAAGTCATGCCGTGCAATCGTGCagtcaccgccgtcgtcgccggtgccggtgccggtgccggccATGTCAAAGTCGAGCTTTCTTATCCCCGATATCTTGGGCATTGGGCCGTTCACTCCAAAATACCCATAGCGGCTGCGCCGGCCGACGTAGCCATGGTGAACCACGCCGTACTCGAGGCTCTCCGGTGAGACCGCGGCGCGCGACACCGCGCCGGTGCGGATGTTTACACGCACCATGTAAACCCGGCTTTCTAGGAGCTCCATGTCTCCCACCGCCATGTGTTCAAGGGATAGGTGGCTGGGTGCTACCAGCACGACCTCGTCTCCGGCGGCCTCCTCCCAGGCGTTCGTCGTGTGCAGCATGTTGAAGCCCGGGACGTCGAACCACCTCATCTCGGAATCGTCCCTCGCGTACCTCGGCAGCACTCCGATCCGTGGAACCTTTGCTGGGTCGAATCCAACCAGCGAGCCAGAAGATGGCTTCACGACGAGCTGTGACTCCACGAAGATGGTGTAATGCTCCGTGATCGCAAAGTCGTGCAGCACCGATGGCTGCTCGGAGGAGAAGATGGGCACGTCGGCGCACTTGTTCCCGGCGGCGTCGAACCAGAAGTAGGTGATGAATGGCTGGAGAATGCTGTACCGGAAAGCGAAAAGCTCCCCGGTTATCGGGTCCTTCTTTGGGTGCGCCGTCATGGCGATGGCGAGTCTTCCATCGAAGTCGCAACGCCCTAGAGTGGTCACCTCGCCGGTGGACGGGCTGATGAACACCGAGTAGGGAATGTCGGACTCGCACAATGCGTATAAGCATTCCGCGAAGAAGACGACGCTGGTGTTG
This window harbors:
- the LOC102710691 gene encoding 9-cis-epoxycarotenoid dioxygenase NCED2, chloroplastic-like, which translates into the protein MDRAIGVMTCPYSAIVPWRKACSISPAAAAGGAHQGGTGAGTRRQRAHDHRLSAAAPPSCSVLLASVCNTLDALIDRLIDPPELRPSVHPGRVLSGNFAPTDELPPTRCPVVRGSIPSSLAGGAYVRNGPNPRHRLPGRTHHLFDGDGMLHSLLLPSPPSPTTSPSSLSEPVLCSRYVQTYKYLLERETGTPVFPNFFAGFHGVAGLARAAVMLGRVLAGQIKLKHGFGVANTSVVFFAECLYALCESDIPYSVFISPSTGEVTTLGRCDFDGRLAIAMTAHPKKDPITGELFAFRYSILQPFITYFWFDAAGNKCADVPIFSSEQPSVLHDFAITEHYTIFVESQLVVKPSSGSLVGFDPAKVPRIGVLPRYARDDSEMRWFDVPGFNMLHTTNAWEEAAGDEVVLVAPSHLSLEHMAVGDMELLESRVYMVRVNIRTGAVSRAAVSPESLEYGVVHHGYVGRRSRYGYFGVNGPMPKISGIRKLDFDMAGTGTGTGDDGGDCTIARHDFGPRCFAGEAFFVPSNDGDEDDGYLVCYVHDEGTGESRFVVLDARSPKLDVVAEVQLPGRVPYGFHGMFVTQAELLVQQQ